The following coding sequences are from one Brienomyrus brachyistius isolate T26 chromosome 2, BBRACH_0.4, whole genome shotgun sequence window:
- the LOC125716212 gene encoding protein FAM78A-like isoform X2 — MSSWELPDLRDGKIQAISDSDGVNYPWYGNTTETCIIVGPTKKESRFTVSMNDNFYPSVTWGVPVSNSNLPQLTSIHRDQSFTTWLVAINQGTGETLVLQTIRWRMRLHIKINPDKPLGQRAKLMEPVSQDQPQILAKNESIPPQAMVKPNANDAQVLMWRPATGDPIVVIPPKY; from the exons at GTCAAGCTGGGAGCTTCCAGACCTAAGGGATGGTAAGATCCAAGCAATAAGTGATTCAGACGGTGTGAACTACCCCTGGTACGGCAATACCACAGAGACATGCATAATTGTGGGTCCGACAAAGAAGGAAAGTAGGTTCACCGTGAGCATGAATGACAACTTCTATCCTAGCGTGACGTGGGGAGTGCCAGTGAGCAACAGCAACCTGCCTCAGCTCACCAGCATACACCGTGATCAGAGCTTCACCACCTGGTTAGTGGCCATAAACCAGGGGACGGGCGAAACACTGGTACTGCAGACCATCCGGTGGAGGATGCGACTGCACATCAAGATCAACCCGGACAAGCCGCTGGGCCAGAGAGCGAAGCTGATGGAGCCGGTGTCCCAGGATCAGCCACAGATACTGGCTAAGAATGAGTCCATTCCACCTCAAGCCATGGTCAAACCCAACGCCAACGATGCCCAGGTCCTAATGTGGCGGCCAGCGACTGGAGATCCCATTGTAGTAATCCCTCCCAAATACTGA
- the LOC125716212 gene encoding protein FAM78A-like isoform X1, with product MRLFYRDNWKILWHICLFNAMGCVQSIRCKPKGFRESIKVFEVTSSIDSNPTSIDESSSVVLRYRTPHFRASARVQVPPFACKETWIVGWIQACNHMEFHNKYGKKGMSSWELPDLRDGKIQAISDSDGVNYPWYGNTTETCIIVGPTKKESRFTVSMNDNFYPSVTWGVPVSNSNLPQLTSIHRDQSFTTWLVAINQGTGETLVLQTIRWRMRLHIKINPDKPLGQRAKLMEPVSQDQPQILAKNESIPPQAMVKPNANDAQVLMWRPATGDPIVVIPPKY from the exons ATGCGGCTTTTTTACCGAGACAACTGGAAGATCTTATGGCATATATGCTTATTTAATGCGATGGGCTGTGTTCAGAGTATCAGATGTAAGCCAAAGGGTTTCCGTGAAAGTATCAAAGTCTTCGAAGTCACCTCTTCCATCGACTCGAACCCCACCAGCATCGATGAGTCCTCCAGCGTGGTTCTGCGGTACCGAACCCCGCACTTCCGAGCCTCGGCTCGCGTACAGGTGCCTCCATTCGCCTGCAAGGAGACGTGGATAGTGGGATGGATTCAAGCGTGCAATCACATGGAGTTCCACAACAAGTATGGGAAGAAGGGGAT GTCAAGCTGGGAGCTTCCAGACCTAAGGGATGGTAAGATCCAAGCAATAAGTGATTCAGACGGTGTGAACTACCCCTGGTACGGCAATACCACAGAGACATGCATAATTGTGGGTCCGACAAAGAAGGAAAGTAGGTTCACCGTGAGCATGAATGACAACTTCTATCCTAGCGTGACGTGGGGAGTGCCAGTGAGCAACAGCAACCTGCCTCAGCTCACCAGCATACACCGTGATCAGAGCTTCACCACCTGGTTAGTGGCCATAAACCAGGGGACGGGCGAAACACTGGTACTGCAGACCATCCGGTGGAGGATGCGACTGCACATCAAGATCAACCCGGACAAGCCGCTGGGCCAGAGAGCGAAGCTGATGGAGCCGGTGTCCCAGGATCAGCCACAGATACTGGCTAAGAATGAGTCCATTCCACCTCAAGCCATGGTCAAACCCAACGCCAACGATGCCCAGGTCCTAATGTGGCGGCCAGCGACTGGAGATCCCATTGTAGTAATCCCTCCCAAATACTGA
- the LOC125716212 gene encoding protein FAM78A-like isoform X3, with protein sequence MSSWELPDLRDGKIQAISDSDGVNYPWYGNTTETCIIVGPTKKESRFTVSMNDNFYPSVTWGVPVSNSNLPQLTSIHRDQSFTTWLVAINQGTGETLVLQTIRWRMRLHIKINPDKPLGQRAKLMEPVSQDQPQILAKNESIPPQAMVKPNANDAQVLMWRPATGDPIVVIPPKY encoded by the exons AT GTCAAGCTGGGAGCTTCCAGACCTAAGGGATGGTAAGATCCAAGCAATAAGTGATTCAGACGGTGTGAACTACCCCTGGTACGGCAATACCACAGAGACATGCATAATTGTGGGTCCGACAAAGAAGGAAAGTAGGTTCACCGTGAGCATGAATGACAACTTCTATCCTAGCGTGACGTGGGGAGTGCCAGTGAGCAACAGCAACCTGCCTCAGCTCACCAGCATACACCGTGATCAGAGCTTCACCACCTGGTTAGTGGCCATAAACCAGGGGACGGGCGAAACACTGGTACTGCAGACCATCCGGTGGAGGATGCGACTGCACATCAAGATCAACCCGGACAAGCCGCTGGGCCAGAGAGCGAAGCTGATGGAGCCGGTGTCCCAGGATCAGCCACAGATACTGGCTAAGAATGAGTCCATTCCACCTCAAGCCATGGTCAAACCCAACGCCAACGATGCCCAGGTCCTAATGTGGCGGCCAGCGACTGGAGATCCCATTGTAGTAATCCCTCCCAAATACTGA